TTGTGTcccacacacagtactgtccagtGTCCATCTCTGTGTTTGGATATTTACAGTAATGTACTGTGTAGTGCGTGGTTATCGACTGCCAATAGATCAACCACAACAAAAGTATTTCTGGATGTGCCCACATTGCACATTGTGcctcctgcacttcagaagaggtgtCACCTGCCTGACGCTCAGCATGTTCAGTCCCAGCCAgcacttggatgagagaccatctagaaaaaaagtttggtctgtgtgtggatcccaatgagcCCCCccatcccagtgcagtgacggggacactgtgctgtcaaAATGGTGCcacccttcagatgagacgtacaatggaggtcctgactctcagtggtcattaaagatccctgggcgtcCTTCATGAAGAGTAGGAGTtacctgatgtcctggctaagttgcccaccacggcctggtcgttctggccccctaatcatcccctgtccctgattggctgtctctctcaccacttcaccacctaacagctcatgtgtggtgagggcactggcacaaaatggctgctgtcgcatcaccCAGGTGGTGTTCTGTAcattagtggaggttaaaatggcTCCTCACTCTCTGTGTAAAGCTCTGAGTTGTGAggaaagcgctatagaaatgtatttaattaataataatattattattatcatgaatATTATGAGATGGGTCCCGCTGCAGACCTCCGCAGCCCCGTGATTCAGTAGCtccgctggacagccaattggattgcaggattCTGTCAGCGAGTCAGGTGACGCTCCCGTAACTGTGATGTCAGCAGACGTCATCACAAACTGTAAAGCGACGGCCTCCTCAATGCTGTGGAGCTCTGGTGGTCCGCAGCTCGAGTTCTTTTACCGGGTGTGACGTCATCCCCAGACTCCGACCTCCAACGGCTGCACGGCTGCTCTACTTGTGGTCGCCACCGCCATGCAGACACGTTGGCCCAAGTGCTGACGCCCCTTGGCCCGCCTTGGGATGCCGATTGGTCGTTTGATTCCCTTTAGCTCTGACGCGAGTCAAGCGCCGTCTCCAACCGAAATGCAATCCCGTGGAGCTGCCGCTGTGCCAAGCGCAATACGTCTGCTTTGTTTTCAGTTGCGGTGAGCGATGTGTAGACTTGAACTGAAATGCACTGAGCTGTTCTACTGCGTTTTAAACTGATGTGAGAATCAGTCAGTCGCTTGGCTGATGTGTCTTAATGGTGAGACGATGAGCCCCCCAGCTGAAATGTCCCCCTCGCCTACGTATTGCATTTCAAGGTGGCAAACGGTTTGGattgtatttaattttggcacaaacaAACTTCGATATTCAACCCTCTAGAAATAAACACAACCCCATCGACCCCCCTCGGCCCCCCGGACATCTCCAGACCTGAAGCTCAGACTCCCTTCACATGTCATCAACTGTCACCGACTGACCTGTGGGTGACGCCCTGCCACTGCAGTCACGTCATTTCTAACGTCTCACACTCTCCTGATAGCACCGCTGTTTTCTTATTTCAGTGCATATTTTATGCCATGAATGTCACCGGTGCTCGAGCTCATTTGAATGACATTTGTCACCTCAGATGACTGAAGACACTTTGTGAAGTGTCACAAAGAGTCCCAAAGTCCTCCTACCATACGGCACACTGGCAGGAGGCATCACCCCCTGGTTTGGCAAAAGACCATCAACTGCTGCAGAGAGTTGCTATCATGGGGGTATCACTAACACCCCTACAGGACCACCTGAATAGAAAAAGGGGCATGAAGGTCACCTCTCATCCTTTGGACAGCCAGTTTGAATGGCTCGGAGGTGACGAGCGCCTGCAGTGACTCAAATCAAAAAGAgaaagatggagagagagaaggagaaggagaagatgatgaaaaagaagatgaagaagatggaaaaggaagagaaggagaagaagaataaggagaagcagaagaaggaaaaaaggagaatgaaaaggagaagaaagaaggagaggaagaaaaagaaggagatgaagaagaagaaaatgaaggtgaagaagaaaaaagagaagaagagaatgagaagatgaagaagaaggagaagagaaggaaaaggaggaggaaaagaaaatgatgaagaagaagaaaaaggagaaggagaagaaagagaagaagaaggagatgaaagggagaagaagaagaagaaggagaggaaggagtggatgaagaagaagaagatgaagtaaaaaagaagagagaaagaaagaaatgaagatgaagatgatgaagaaaataatgaagaagaagaaaaagaaggagaagaaagagaagaagaaggaaaaggaggagaaaagggtatgaagaagaagaaaaaggagaagaaacaaaaagaaggaaaaagagaagaagaaaaagaagaagatgaagaagtaaaaggagatgatgaaaaagaagaaggagaagaaggtgatgaagaagaagaaaatagagAGGAAGAAGAATGAGAGAATTAagaaaaagtagaagaagaagaagaagagagagatgAAGGAAAATGagaagaagggaaaggagaagaagaaagagaaggagaagaaaaagaagaagatgaagatgacaaagaagaaggacAAGAAGGAGAAGGAGCTTCATTTACAAAGGCGATAAAAATAACAGTCGGCGCTCTTTTCAGCCGTGTGTCACTCCATTGTGTTGAtttcactctttttctttctttctttctttctttctttctttctttctttctttcttaacagTTCTTTGACCTCCAGTGTGCTCTGCGTGTGTTTTCACAGTTCCGGTTACTGACATATTTTTAAGCTGCGccttttcatttgtaattttatcgCACAGTACAGGCTGCCCACTGAGCTCTGTACCCCCCtgtgtgtgacaaataaaatctaaatctCGTGTCCAAGTGACCGCTGGCTCAAACCTCAGAGGGAGACCCCCGGCTCGTGTTATTTTTCTAGGTGGTGCTCATAAGGTGTAAATATATGCCTGTGACACCCTGGTACCCGTGGGGGTCTTCATCTGCTAATTGTGTACCTCATCTTCTCAATTCTGAGACGTGGCACTCATTGTGTGCCCAGCTGCTTCTCATAACTGAATAAATCCAACAGTCGCCAAAGCATAGAAAAGCCCCAATCtacgggggggtgggggtgggtgggggggggggtggggggaggagATTCATTAAAGGATGTCTCACTGCAGTGCAAATTTCATAGGAGTgcaggcgctatataatatataatgtgggAGATGTCAGGTCAGATCAGGACAATCCATTGGGCGCTGGGGGAAAGCAGACGTCATAATATGATGATAATAAGTGGGCACCGTTAATGACAGAAAACCAGAGGGGGACCCCTGATTGTTGAACTGTGATTAAACATGAGAAGAGAGTTAAACGCATGACATCAAGGACAAGAATGGCATGAATGACATTGGAATAAGAAGATTATGAGAATTAGAACTTCAGAAGAATCGAGGCAGAGAAGGGGCCATTCGGCCCaccaaagctcatcagtcctgtccacttcattcttctaaagtaacatcaagttgagtcttGAGGGTCCCTCaactcctcctgtctaccacactacttagtcacTTTTTCTAAgtttctgtggttctctgtgtgaagaaaaacttccaaatgtttgtccGAAATTTCTCCTTCACAAGTGTCCagctgtgtcctcatgttcttgatgacctcattttaaagtcaccgtctcgatccactgcactaattcccttcctaattcTAAACAcgtcagtcatgtcacctcttaatctttttttgctttatcTGTAAAGACTCAGCTCCTCTAatttttcctcatcactcatctcctgtagccccccgtaatcagcctagtcgcccttctctggaccttctcttgtgctgttatgtccttttcattgcgtggagacccaaactgcacccaggactccagatgaggcctcaccagtgtgtcataaagcttgagcagaacctccagaTGACACTGAGGGGCACTGTTTTTCAGTGATGGTAGTAAAAGTGCGCACCCCCTGTACACCAAGGAGCACCACTGATGTTTCTGAAGGGTTGTGTGCCTCAGGGGACCTACAGGTCATTCAAGTCTACCAATGCTGACCACCCACTGTGGACAATGAGGTGATGATGTATGTCAGCCTGGCCTAGgactccaaatgggctttgactgTCACAAAATTTAGAGGAGGCCTGCAAGGACATCTCCATGACACTCTGCGTGACTGCAGCATGAAGGACCCTGGCAGCATCTCTTAATGACTGGTGGCTGGGTGATCTGTAAGGTGGGATGCCAACTCGGAGTCTTCTCATTAAagatccatccgtccatccattatccaacctgctatatcctaagtacagggtcacgggggtctgctggagccaatcccagccaacacagggcgcaaggcaagaaacaaatcccaggcagggcgccagcccatcgcaggtcacacacacacacacacccacacaccaagcacacacgagggacaatttaggatcgccaatgcaccttacctgcatgtctttggactgtgggaggaaacccacgcagacacccgGGTCTCCTAGCAGCGCTGAACCGTGAGCCCAAACCCACCCCCCCCATTAAGTTCTTTGCATCTGTGGATTTTAAAGTgcctaaggctttggacttcaaaccctgagggtgtggatttgaatcccactactgacaccattatAGGACCACAAGCAAGTTGCTTCAACTggagaaaagaacaaaagaacaaaaagagttgcttttgttttgctgagCAGTAAATTGCGTTTGAtttgtgtccgtgtgtgtgtgtgtgtgtgtgtgtgtgtgtgtgtgtgtgtgtgcgtggggaCACCAGAGCAAGGTGACATTCTGACCCCACAGGTCCCTAGGTGACTTGACCCCCCATTTAACACCCACACGTTTAGTGCAGTGCAGTGTGACTTGCTGTTGATTTCATCACAAGGCCACAGGGGGGCTCCCTTGGTCATTTCCCCTTGTGGATATTTGATTGGTTCATGGAGTGAGGGCGTGGTCATCCTTGATCTTTATGACTCATTGATATTCAATTGATTCATTGAGGGAGTGAGGctttccatcatggacatttcTACCTGCAGATGTTTGATTATTTCATTGAGTAAGGAGGGGGTCCCCAGTGGTTATTTTGACTCCTGGATATTCAAGGGGGTGCCCCCGTGGTCATTTCTTTGAGCTTGGCTTGTATTGGTTTTAAAGGCACCCAGAGCTTCACTTTTGTGCGAGAGATTCTGATACCCAGGGGTACTGGAGACACTTAATCCAGCCCTGTCTGGGGGGCTTTTTTATCAAATTTCtattctctttccttttctttatttcttttctcagggacagcagcagcagcagcaggctgAGGACACATCGAAGTGTCCATTCACCGGACCCCATCAACTGCGTCTTGGGACCCTGGTCTGCATGGACCCCATGTCCCCCATGTGAAAGCGAGCAGGTGACGTATCCTTTCAGACAGTCGGGTGGCGCCGGTGctttcattccaactgatggctttgtgtgtgtgtgtgtgggggggggggggcatcctTTCATTTCTCAGCTCATTGGGCCTGTGTTGTCACCTCAGTCACTTGTTAAATTGTCACCTTTAATAGGCTGAACGTGCCTATTAAATGtacctatggagccctggccctcagctcCTTCGCCACacatccagaagtgctgggggaagaagaccagggatactcggagtgcttccgggtgcacagccggtacttcagccagggctccataggcattgggtcGCCCCCTGGCgctgaccacgggcccctatagggttgagcttttaagctctgttcccatggtccccaaagccaccagagtggtcacccccacatggtctgggggaggtgtaagccctcctccagtcatcCTGGGCattccggctgggtaccacctccagcctcctgtgacactatgTAACAGAAAGTCAGTGCACAGCAGCTGATATTACGTGGTAGGAACACAGTGCTGAGGCGCCACCATCTTGAGCAACCACCACCGTCAAGGATGGTGAAACAAATCGGGACCCTGGTCACACCTGGTACTTTTTTCCAGCTCCTACTCCCGGGTTCATAATTTTCGTTCCACCTCAACCAGGACCTATCATGGGTGGAGCTCAGGGAATGACTTGTGCTGAcaggttgaccacaagcactggtgcCATCTTACAAACCTGTTAGTAGTTTGGCGAGTTTCTGGTGAAGATGGAGCTTCACACCACTTCACATTGCGACACTCCCCCCTGCTGTGCCATGCCATGTTCCGCATCGAAGCAAATGTGAAGTCACAATGTCTTGGTGGGCCGTCCCTCAAGAGCTCCAGAATGCATCTCATCCACCATGATTTGCATAGAGTTTACAGCGCCTGTTGTGCGGTGGGGACACAACACCCAAAAGTGGCCAGGGACCACAAGTGACACAGGGCTGACATCATGCAGGAGCTCCTTGCCTGTTGTTGCACTTGAACTCAGTTGACAGTTTGACTTGTTGACCTCCTCGCCCCATGAAGTTTGGAGAAGCTGAATATGAAGACCCTAAAACGTCAGAGCATGTGGGCCCCCACTCCTCGGTGGGTTCGTTTTCGATTAAAAGTGCATGGACTGCATTGAAGCCACACATGGGAGGTCACCTGTGAACTCACTTCTCACCTCATCGCTACTCCTATGCACGTCTCATATTTTCCATAACGTTTACGACACTCAAAAGGTGGCCTGGGACCACAAGTGACGCAGGACCCCCAAGGTAGAGGAGCTCATTGGCTcctgaaaaaaaaacttcctgtGGACAGAAAATGTCTGCGTGACTCCGCCCCCACCAAGGCCTGCTTGTCACATAAGTCTTATTTTAACCTGGTCAGTCATAAATGTCCCCAAACGAGGACCGAGGTGTCCAGCTTCAACAATGACCCTGCCaggttaaacatattaaaatgacATATTGGCAGACGGTAATAGGAACCATAATCGACCTGAATGCTGGATATCACGGCACACGACTCCTCTGGACAGACGTTAAGGGCTAACATTTTTGGTGGGCCACCCTGGGCAACCACAAAGGGCACAACGCTGATCTTTACACATAATGACGTCACATGTCACCAACTCCCTATGTAGAAATTGCGCTGATCCTGTCAAACAGCCACAAACCAGGGTAGCCCTTCAGCTCGCTGGCATTCATGTGCCCAGCCTACTGAGACTCGACTCCTTTTGTCTCCGCAGCACCGGCACCGCCGCCTGCAACAGCCCGCCAAGTATAAAGGGCAGTCCTGCATGGGTACCAGGTGGGACACAGCTGCCTGTCCGGGACTCCCCTGCAATCCTGTCAATCTCTGTGGGGAGAAGTTCATGTGTGAGGAGTCGGGTGAGTCAGATAGCAATTTCAGGGTGGGCCCGAGAGGGAGGGGACCCTCCAGACAGGCCTTCACCAGAagacctctctctctgtctcgttcCTCAAGGTCGCTGTATTGACCGCCAGATGGTGTGCAACAGGGAGGAAGACTGCCAGGATGGCTCTGATGAGAGAGATTGTCTCTacgaagaggaagaggaggatgacAGCTTCTGTCAAAGTCTCTTTCCCATCCCTGGTGTGGAACAGTTGGTCCTGGGGTAAGGCTCGAAAAATCCAGAATTCTGCAGACATCAACCTAGTGAATGTCTAGGCCAATGCTGGGTGGCGCTGTGGGGCAGAGCTGTCAGAAAATCGACTGTCCTGAATATTAACCATCAGTGCAATGGTGTGGGCACTTTCTGattttagatctggcagtgccaccCATGAGACCCTTATTCAGCTGATGCAGACATGTCATTGACAAGAAAGATGGCACGTGTCCTCATTCCGGGGGTAAACAATCAAATAATGAGTCAGGGTGCCACTCAGTCCAGCAATTAATCAGTCAGTGAGGTAAGACAACGAGACATCAAGCAAGCAGGCAATACATCTGCTGAGCGGTTAGCAATTAGCAATCATAAGAGTCGATCATCTGCTGCTCCACCAGCCCATCTGGCTTTGCTCAGACATTTCTTCACATAACAGAGGGGGGCATCCGTAGGAAAAGTGGACATGGACACTGGGGGGCGGGGGGGGAGTATGCTGAACCACCAAATGAATCCAAGAAAAACTGGGGACCCCTTGAGAGGGGAGTGTAAGACCAGGACCCCCAAGCAGTGGCTGAAAAAGCAGCACTATAAGTTTCATTGCTTGGTTCGATGAGCACTTGAGGGATGTCACCTCGAGATGGTTTTGGTCAAGGGAGTTGGAGAAGGCCGAGTTGGGGGTCTTTAGATGGGCACTATTCACGGTCAGCTGATTGCGTTTGGGTTCCTGGCGCAGCCTCTCTcctccattcattcattcccAGGTCCTGCCCCAGCTGCTCTTCAGCTCACTTTTCTTTCCACCTTCTCTTTCTTTAGATACAACGCCCTCACCCAGGAGTTTCAGTTCGGTGTCCTCGACCCCAAATACTCGGGTGGCCTATGTGAGTACGTCTACAACGGGGACTGGCGCCAGCTGAGCTACGAGCCGTTCTGTGAGCGCATGTACTACAGTGACGACGAGAAGTACTTCAGGAAGCCCCACAACCTCCACTCTTACAGCTTCCAGGTAGCCCCCCCTACCCACCCTGACTTTGACAAGGCCGGGTCACGTGGGACTGTCATGTGACCCCGAGACTTCTGCTGGAGAGCTCTGACCTCTGTGCTCCTGCTCCAGGATAGCCGCCGGGTGGACTGGGGGGGCCGCGCAGGGCTGGTGCTGTTGGTCCCCCTCTCCCCCATTCTGACTGGTCTTCTTTCCGCAGGCGCAGGCCAGCAATGGGATGTCCACTGAGTATTACGACAACGTAAACGAGTTGTTGAGGGCTCTCGGAAACGAAAACTCAAACCAGTTTGGATTCTCCTTTGGCATCGCCAACGTCGAACTGGGGTTTTCATTCCAGAATAGCGAGAAGACACTGAAGAACGTCACGGACTACCTGGAGCAGGTCAGTTTCAGCGTGTGGGGTGGTAGGTAAAAACTCCAAGGAATTATGGGAAGAAGGGGCTCTGGCGATAGACCTTAGAATGAGGGTGTAGGATGACACCAAGGCATTATGGGAAAGTGGCTTAGGATGCCCAGTTTGGAAGACGTCAGAAGGAACGAGGTGCTGATTTCAAGAAGTCCGGCCACCTCATTGTCTGCAGCAGTGTGCCAGGTCTGGGGGGCACGGCCACATGATGGACTCTAGAAAAGTCTAGAAGGCCTGTAAACCACAAAACAGCCTCTGAAAAGTCAACAGAGGCCTTCACATGGGAGAGGTGAGCAGTAAACCCCTGGctcaagaaaaacaaagcagccaTCTTTAGTTCAAGTTCAGGTTCCACTTCCATCCCATGTTGCCACCTAAGAGGAAGTTCAGAAACCAAATCAACGATAAAAAACGCGAGCAGAGCATCCAAAAAGTAAACAATCAGAGCCGGGGACTTGCAGATGTTTTCAAGAAAGAACCCAAGATGGCCGAGCTAAACAAGACAAGCAGAAACGAACGACTCGGGGCAGGCTGGGGACATCGCGGGCCTTTAAATAGGGCAGGGCCCCGCCCCCTTTGGCACAAAATGCAAAGAACAAGAAAGACAACCAATGGAatgaaaccaaataaataaattataatgacATTATAATGTGAAAATAACAAATATCTGACTTAACCAAAAcataaagaaatagaaaaactTAACGAAAGAAAGACTCCTTAGATTTCAGGGGGACCCCAGATTCTAAGTTGGTCCCAAATGGCAGAAAACCAAAGACTCTAAGGTGACCCCAAATTACAGGGGTCCCCAAGACTTGAAAGTGGCCCCAGACTAGAGGGGTCCCCAAGCCACAAGAGGCCCTGATTACAGGGGTCCCCAAGATTTTAAAGTGGCCCCAGACTACAGGGGTCCCCAAGCCACAAGAGGCCCCAGATTACAAGAGACCCCAGATTAAAAAGTGTCTCTAGATTATTACAGGGGACCCCAGACTATATGGGGACCCATGATTGAAGTAAACCCCAGATTACAGTGGACCCCCACACTCTCTATGTGGGGGGCCCAGAAGTTTTCAGAGCTGTTCATGTCCAGTAGTTCACTCTAGCTGTCCCCAGACGTCACCTCTGCTGCCACACCAAAGTGACAGTGGGGACGTCAACTGTGAGCTTCTCTCAGCCATGGagtgtttgtttgcagtaaaCACAAATCATTTAACACTTTCATCGATTGATTGAATTGCTTGGCAGGGTCCTCGAGCTAAATGGGCACATGAGAGTGGCGAGACCTGGCTGTGCTGACCAGGCTGGCATTGTCATTCTCCCTGAGATGCCCACTAAGCCCAGATGTCTCTTTGTCCCACAGAACGTGGGCTTCATTCGCATGCAGACCAGGGTGGAGACGGCCCAGTTCACCATGCGGAGCCAAGACCTGGTCCTGGACGAGACGATGCTACAGTCGCTGCACAGGCTACCCGAGGACTACGACCCTGGCCAGTACCTGCACTTCATCAATACCTACGGCACCCACTATGTGACGGCGGGTACCCTGGGAGGCGTCTATGAACACATCGTTGTGGTGGACGCTGAGGCAATGAAGCACGAGGGTGAGCAGCTCCTCCTGGGAGGACCAGGCAGTCCAAGAAATGTGCCACTAACCCTTTGTCTGTGCTTTCTTCTGACTGGCAGAGGTGGACTTTAAAGAGGTGGGCTTCTGCTTTGGTGTGAAGTTGCAGGTGCCACTGGAAAAGAGCGGGAAAGTAAATATAGGTGTGGGGACCAACATCTGTGATACTCAAAGTGGAAGCTTGACAGGTATGGGAGTCACAGCTGTGGTCATCACCATGACCACCCAGAATGCCCCACCCAATCAGCAGGTGGGCTTCATGTCACCTAATTCTGTCATTACAGAGAAAGGAAAGAAGTCCAAGGCCATTAAAGACATCCTCAATCGGGTCCGTGGTGGCAACCTTGCCCAGAGCAGCTCCGTCACCGCCAGAAGTGCAGAGGCCTTCAGGGAGTGGGGGCACAGCCTGGCATACAGCCCAGCGCTCATTGAGTTTCAGGTGCGTCTTCAGCAGCCGGTGCCACACCACCCTTTGTGAAGATTGTGCCATTGGAATGAATGACAACACATTGGCATCTCCCAATATCTGTGcaggtggcgcggtgggtagcgctgctgtctcacagtaagaaGGTCATGGGTTCATAGCTGGGGTTCTTCCAGCATAGAGAGTGCACTATGTGAAGAATCATTATTACAACACATCCCAAGATAGACGTTGGAcagcggtgtgtgtgtgtgtgtgtgtgtgtgtgcgactaCTTCAATGAGAcccaaatagacagaagtgccaATAAAGAGCAGAGCAGTACAACTGTCTCCAAAGCTCGAGGTCTTCATGACCATTATGGACTGATGTCATGATCTGAAGTCGGTCAAACTCAGACTTCACAGACCAGCCTCAAGTTGGGAATCCAACCTAAGAGGGGGTGGggggcattccagttgaaaaGTCCGACTAGGAACTCAGAAATTCCAGCTTCCCATTTCAAATAGAACACAGCAAAAGATTCCACTTTCAGGCTGGTCCTGAAAATCACTGGCAGCTTGAAAGTGTCGTTGAAATGCTCACCTCTGCCAGGGCCAAATACTAGTAGGCAGGAGTGCAGTCCTGCAAGTGTCCACTAGAAGGCACTGTGACCCAACAGCACAGGAGTTCAATAAAGCGACGCTGAGTCAGAGTCTCAAAGTACTGGCAATGCACCAGCTGTGTGTGCCACGTGCCCTCCGCCTGCCCATCCTCAGCGGTGAGCCCAGCAATAGCACGTGACGGTGTGATCCCCCTGCTCTGAGCCCACCTCGATGCTGTTGATCTCATTCTTTAgattttattatctatctatctatctatctatctatctatctatctatctatctatctatctatctatctatctatctatctatctatcatatagtgcctttctatctatctatcatattgtgcctttcattctatctatctatctatcatatagcgcctttcattctatctatctatctatctatctatctatctatctatctatctatctatctatctatctatctatctgcccccTGCTCTGAGCCCACCTCGATGCTGTTGATCTCATTCTTTAgattttattatctatctatctatctatctatctatctatctatctatctatctatctatctatctatctatctatctatctatctatctatcatatagcacctttcattctatctatctatctatctatctatctatctatctatctatctatctatctatctatctatctatcatattgtgcctttcattctatcaaTCTATCgcgcctttcattctatctatctatctatctatctatctatctatctatctatctatctatctatctatcatatagcacctttcattctatctatctttctatctatctatctattatctatctatctatctatctatctatctatctatctatctatcatatagcacctttcattctatctatctatctatctatctatctatctatctatctatctatctatctatctatcatatagcacctttcactctgtctatctatcaaagGTGACAGGCCTGTCACCCAACACATTTCAGTGTCCCCGAGTACTCCTTTCATGTCACACACCTGTAAGGTGCTCTGCCTACATGACAGTCCTATGGCTGCTGCCACTACTACTGTGAAGACCACCAAATCGTTTCATTCCTGGGTTCATCCTTTGATTCCAATGCCCCCCATATCTCCGATGTCTTCCACACTTGGTGGAGGTCCCTTGGCAGCACGCGGCCCAGATGGGTCAGGGGGTTTCATCTTGGATTCCAGTTCttgttattctttaattttttattcaaatgACCAGCACACAGGGGTGCAATTGGCACAGCCAGTCAGCAGCTTCACTCAGGTTGTGGTGGGCTCTCGTCATGAGACTCCTGCCTGGGATCGAGGGGGCATCTCTTCACTTAGCAGGCAGGTGAGTCCAGAGGTTGGGCCCCCCCGGTTTAATTTTCTTAATCTttggtgtctttcatttctgagtcTGTGCCATTATTTTACACTCTGACGGGTGACGGGGGTCTCAGGTAGGCTTATGGTTTTTCACGTGAGGCGTATTTTACGAGTCGTCATAATCCCCCCGGGTGATGACGATGGCCGAGTTCTTTCTGTAGTCCTCATTAGTCACCTGTTCACAGTGGCCTTCATGCAGATGTTCTGGACACTGTCACCCACTCCCAGTCTGGACGGCCACTGTCACATGGGCTGACCCTTCCAGATCGTCACTCTAGAACGTACCTTCTACACCACCACCTGCTCTTCCCTTGACTGGCCCACCCTGCCATCTTGATTGCAGATCCTGCCAATCTATGAGTTGCTTCGATTCACCAATGTAAACTCCATTGAGAAGAAGACTACCAACCTGCGGCAGGCGTGGGACGAGTACCTGGCGGAGAACAACCCGTGCCGCTGCGGCCCCTGCCAGAACAATGGAGAGCCCC
This genomic interval from Erpetoichthys calabaricus chromosome 10, fErpCal1.3, whole genome shotgun sequence contains the following:
- the c8a gene encoding complement component C8 alpha chain isoform X1, which produces MVRPPLSALLSLGLVLLCQAPASVTCHTRGRDSSSSSRLRTHRSVHSPDPINCVLGPWSAWTPCPPCESEQHRHRRLQQPAKYKGQSCMGTRWDTAACPGLPCNPVNLCGEKFMCEESGRCIDRQMVCNREEDCQDGSDERDCLYEEEEEDDSFCQSLFPIPGVEQLVLGYNALTQEFQFGVLDPKYSGGLCEYVYNGDWRQLSYEPFCERMYYSDDEKYFRKPHNLHSYSFQAQASNGMSTEYYDNVNELLRALGNENSNQFGFSFGIANVELGFSFQNSEKTLKNVTDYLEQNVGFIRMQTRVETAQFTMRSQDLVLDETMLQSLHRLPEDYDPGQYLHFINTYGTHYVTAGTLGGVYEHIVVVDAEAMKHEEVDFKEVGFCFGVKLQVPLEKSGKVNIGVGTNICDTQSGSLTEKGKKSKAIKDILNRVRGGNLAQSSSVTARSAEAFREWGHSLAYSPALIEFQILPIYELLRFTNVNSIEKKTTNLRQAWDEYLAENNPCRCGPCQNNGEPLLQGTTCKCVCPSGSSGEACEETDRKGPTHGAWSCWSQWSGCLSGMRTRSRQCNNPAPSNGGQNCVGRNGQMRSC
- the c8a gene encoding complement component C8 alpha chain isoform X2, encoding MIDSPLKWPCQLGGTALCQRLAAMVRPPLSALLSLGLVLLCQAPASVTCHTRGSSSSRLRTHRSVHSPDPINCVLGPWSAWTPCPPCESEQHRHRRLQQPAKYKGQSCMGTRWDTAACPGLPCNPVNLCGEKFMCEESGRCIDRQMVCNREEDCQDGSDERDCLYEEEEEDDSFCQSLFPIPGVEQLVLGYNALTQEFQFGVLDPKYSGGLCEYVYNGDWRQLSYEPFCERMYYSDDEKYFRKPHNLHSYSFQAQASNGMSTEYYDNVNELLRALGNENSNQFGFSFGIANVELGFSFQNSEKTLKNVTDYLEQNVGFIRMQTRVETAQFTMRSQDLVLDETMLQSLHRLPEDYDPGQYLHFINTYGTHYVTAGTLGGVYEHIVVVDAEAMKHEEVDFKEVGFCFGVKLQVPLEKSGKVNIGVGTNICDTQSGSLTEKGKKSKAIKDILNRVRGGNLAQSSSVTARSAEAFREWGHSLAYSPALIEFQILPIYELLRFTNVNSIEKKTTNLRQAWDEYLAENNPCRCGPCQNNGEPLLQGTTCKCVCPSGSSGEACEETDRKGPTHGAWSCWSQWSGCLSGMRTRSRQCNNPAPSNGGQNCVGRNGQMRSC